A stretch of Nitrospirota bacterium DNA encodes these proteins:
- a CDS encoding DUF5618 family protein, with amino-acid sequence MGSKIRSTNGFEEAFRYYRNARGLLARCEVKDDIYSDIKPVQEAFGTAWLAIDKAIKAALLEKGLPPNKIPRSWDGIRENVARRLAYQNGRLMKLLNTAYDMVHLGGYYWGDFKTPAAAKAAFDVARRAIETLSGRKIG; translated from the coding sequence ATGGGGAGCAAGATTCGAAGCACGAATGGTTTCGAGGAAGCGTTCCGATACTACCGGAATGCCCGTGGGCTCCTCGCCCGGTGCGAGGTCAAGGACGACATCTACTCTGATATCAAGCCCGTCCAGGAGGCGTTCGGCACGGCGTGGCTGGCCATCGACAAGGCGATTAAGGCCGCTCTGTTGGAGAAGGGACTCCCTCCGAACAAGATACCCCGCTCTTGGGACGGGATTCGGGAAAACGTTGCGCGGCGACTGGCCTACCAGAACGGCAGGCTCATGAAACTTCTGAACACCGCCTACGACATGGTCCATCTCGGCGGGTACTATTGGGGGGATTTCAAGACCCCTGCGGCGGCCAAGGCCGCTTTCGACGTGGCCCGCCGCGCGATCGAAACCCTCTCCGGCCGGAAGATCGGGTAG
- a CDS encoding adenylate/guanylate cyclase domain-containing protein — MSLESNSASPAIAAELRAEICEGWHTILTLQFRLYLSLAAVGLTVGLGFPYLFLTREQGWRIAAGSALGAMGHGLLRWHERRKPCPFQVMVGAHLVNSVFAAGLVWFTGVRPIAYVLVFNLFLSSFLYQPWLGVVSGALGMGLVAAQYAFLGLRGLEDLAIVGWLVVGTGAALVMTRTLRQQAGRIYTHSKEKLSLQETFGRFTGDFLTRRALQGGVAMEGERREITVLFTDLRGFTTLSEKLSPQQLVELINEHFQMSVDVIEKNGGHVNKFIGDAVFAIFGAPDRNPWHRLDAVRAALALRAALRETNARRERENRPTLKMGIGLHAGEAVVGLIGSRTRAEFTAMGDTVNVASRLESMCKERNADLLISGAVAESLDASFGAVELEPAQVRGRAEPVRLFTIRA, encoded by the coding sequence TTGTCGCTCGAATCGAACTCCGCCTCTCCCGCGATTGCCGCGGAACTCCGGGCCGAAATCTGCGAGGGATGGCACACCATTCTCACGCTGCAATTTCGTCTCTATCTTTCCCTGGCGGCCGTCGGGCTCACGGTGGGTCTCGGATTCCCCTATCTTTTCCTGACGAGGGAACAGGGATGGAGAATCGCGGCCGGGTCGGCTCTGGGCGCGATGGGGCACGGCCTTCTGCGATGGCACGAGCGCAGAAAACCCTGCCCGTTCCAGGTCATGGTCGGCGCGCATTTGGTCAATTCGGTCTTTGCGGCAGGGCTTGTCTGGTTCACGGGAGTTCGACCGATCGCGTATGTGTTGGTCTTCAATCTGTTCCTGTCCTCCTTTCTCTACCAGCCGTGGCTGGGCGTCGTTTCGGGCGCATTGGGAATGGGTCTCGTAGCCGCTCAATACGCGTTTCTGGGCCTGCGCGGGCTGGAGGATTTGGCGATCGTCGGGTGGTTGGTGGTCGGAACCGGGGCGGCGCTCGTCATGACACGCACGCTACGCCAACAGGCCGGGAGGATCTACACCCACTCCAAGGAAAAGCTGTCGCTCCAGGAAACATTCGGCCGGTTTACGGGTGATTTTCTTACGCGCCGCGCCCTGCAAGGGGGGGTGGCGATGGAAGGCGAACGGCGCGAAATCACGGTCCTCTTCACCGATCTTAGGGGTTTCACAACCCTCTCCGAGAAACTTTCTCCTCAGCAGCTTGTCGAACTCATCAACGAGCACTTCCAGATGAGCGTGGACGTAATCGAGAAGAACGGCGGCCATGTGAACAAGTTCATCGGCGACGCGGTGTTCGCGATCTTCGGGGCGCCCGATCGGAACCCGTGGCACCGGTTGGACGCCGTCCGCGCCGCACTGGCGCTCCGGGCGGCGCTCAGAGAAACGAACGCCCGGCGTGAGCGCGAGAATCGGCCCACCCTCAAGATGGGGATCGGCCTCCATGCGGGAGAAGCAGTGGTGGGCCTGATCGGCAGCCGCACCCGGGCGGAATTCACCGCGATGGGTGACACCGTGAACGTCGCCTCACGATTGGAAAGCATGTGCAAGGAACGGAACGCAGACCTCCTGATTTCCGGCGCCGTCGCCGAGTCATTGGATGCCTCTTTCGGCGCCGTCGAACTCGAACCGGCCCAGGTCCGCGGCCGCGCCGAACCCGTGCGCCTCTTTACAATTCGCGCCTGA